The stretch of DNA TTGTTTCTGTTCTATACCTAATTTTGTGCCGTTAATGAATAAGGCGGGCGTTTCTTTGATAGGAATGAGAGCAAAACAAAGGGCAAAAGGTGTGTTGGAAACATCATTGCCACGTATATTGAATGTCCATGCAATAGAGGAGGGGTCTGTAAAAATAAAAGCATCTGCATTGGCTTTCTCGATATTTTGATGAATCAAGGACAGCTTTTCATCGGTATTATATCCTGCATATTTGAGAGGATGAATCGATAAGGCAGATTGCAGTAATTGTGGTTGATCATGCCAGATAAGATCAATGGGATTTTTTTGGACTGTTATAAGTCTTCCACTTGCGTTTATTTCTAATGCTTTTTTCAATGTATCTATAGCTGCAATGGTGTGGAGCCATGGATCAAAGCCAATAGAAAGCTTGTGCCCATTTTTTTCAAGCCATTGTGAAGGTGGGTAAGTTACGAGATCTTCATACTCAAAAATATCAGGATCAGTTTGTTGGCGAACTTGGAGTTTATAGCGCCCATCTGTGAATATGATGGCTTTGTTTTTTAAAATGAGTGCGATACCTGATGATCCAGTAAAGCCAGTAAGCCAGCTAAGACGTTGAGCATGTGGGGGGATATATTCTCCTTGATGTTCATCTGCATGTGGGACAAGAAAGCCATCTAGTCCGAGGTGATCGAGTTCTTTACGAAGAGAGGTAATACGCTTGAGAGCATGAGTAGGATTTGTTGTTGCTTCAAAAGATTGATACATAACCGCGTCCTTTTCTTTTATTTTAGGTGTATCGTAACCCATTCTTGACGGTGGTATGTTTCAATATGTTGTCGACCTTGTTTGACATAAGCTTCCAATACAGAGGCGTGTTGCTCTTCAAGAATTCCAGAGAGTATAAGTGATCCGCCTTTTTGAAGCGCTCGCACCATTTCTGGCGCAAGTTCAATGAGTGGATTGGCAAGGATATTGGCAATGATAAGATCAAAGGGCGCACGTGATGCAATTTGATCATGGGTAAAACCTGTTGCTGTAACAGTTGTAATATATTTTTTTACACCATTGAGTTCGGCATTGTGTTGTGCAACTTGAATAGCAATGGGGTCAATATCAGATGCAAGTATAGAAACAGGTTTGAGCATCGCGATGCCAATGGCAAGTACACCGCTACCGGTACCAAGATCAAGAACATTTTGTGGATTTTCATTTTGCACCACTTTGGCAATCATTTCCAAACAACCTGCTGTTGTTCCATGATGTCCGGTACCAAAAGCTTGATTAGCTTCAATTTCAATAGGCAAAACATTCGGTGGAATGTCGCTTCGGTTATGGCTTCCATGTAAAAAAAAGGGACCAGCACGCACAGGTGTTAGTCCTTTAAGGCTTTGTTTAACCCAATCAATATCGGGTAAAATTTCATGTTTAATTTTATTAGGATCTATAGAAAGGATATTTGAAAAACGTTCTGAGGCATTCTCTAGGCTTTCTTTATCTACATAAAGTGACAGCTCATACATGGCATTTTTCTCATCTACTTCTGCAAGCGCAAGAGGATATCCTTCTTCATCAAAGGCTGTTTCCATAAGAGTATAAAACCGTTCTGCTTCCTCTTTGAAAACAGTACAATACAGACGAATTTGCTGCGACATTTTGTTCTTTCTTTTAACCAGCTTTTTATTTAGTTCGAGACGAGTTTTTTTAGCCGTTCAATGGCGATGTCATCTCTTAATTCATTGTCGCTCTCTTTTGCATCATAAGGAATAACACCAGATAGTTTTCCGCCTTTTTTGAGTAAAAAAATCGCTGCTGTGTGGTTATAAGTGTAGTTCCCATCTGTTCCTGGTACTTTTTCAGCAACGATGTTAAAAGAATCTACCATTTTATGAACTTTTTCAGGATCTCCACTGATACCAGTAATTTTATTGTTAAAATTACTGAGATAATCATGAAGTACTTCTGGTGTATCACGTTCAGGGTCAACAGTAACAAACCATACCCCTAATTTATCAGCCTTTGGGCCAAGTGCTGTAAGCCATCGATCAAGATTGATCAGTGTGGTAGGGCAGCTCTCAGGGCACATGGTGAAGCCAAAGAAAATTATTGAGGGTTTGCTTCGAATATCAACTTCGGTGATAGTCTTTCCATTGGAATCAGTGAGTGTAAAATTATCGCCTAAAGGCTTATTTCTCAACGTATCATAAATAAAAATGCCTATAAGAAATATGACTGTCAGCCCCAAGATACGTATTACATTTTTCATAGTTTGACTCTCTTAGATAGATCGGGAAATTGTAACATTGGCTAGTTAACTTTGCAATCTCTGTTTCATGGTTGATTTTGTTTAGTTAGTCGGTATGTTTTGCCATGTTATTTATGGGAAAACAATCGGTAGAAGATGAATGGGCATTGAGAAAGATCTTCGATTCCATGACAGTGAGCCTCGTATTCATACGACAGCACGGCTGCATGGGTGTAAATTGGGACGCTATGTGGAAATCAATGAGCGGGTGGTTTTGCGTGATGTAATGGTTGGAGATTTTTCTTATTTTGAGCGTAACAGTGAAGCTATTTATAGCGATATCGGGCGTTTTTGTTCTATTGCCTCTCATGTCTGTTTGAATGCGCTAGAGCATCCTATGGAACGCCTTTCGACGCATAAAATAACATATCGCCCTAACGAATATTTTCGCTATATGCCGTTGGACAGTTCTTTTCGTGAAAGCCGTTGTGCAAAACGTGTTATTGTTGGGCATGATGTATGGATTGGACATGGTGCGGTTATCATGCCTGAGGTGACAATTGGACATGGCGCTATCATTGGTGCTAACGCTGTTATAACAAAAGATGTTTTACCTTATACCATTGTTGCTGGTGTTCCTGCAAAGCTGTTGCGGATGCGTTTTTCTAATCATGTGATTCAGATGCTTTTAGAGATGGCTTGGTGGAATTGGCCACTTGATAAAATTTATAGCGCATTGCCTGATATGCAAAACCTTCCAATCGAGGCTTTTATTCACAAATGGAAGTAATTAAAATAAAATGAAAAAATGTTTTTTGTTAGGAAAGATAATTTCATTAGGCTTTGCTTACAAAATTATCGAGTACACGCTTTTCTCCAGCTTTTTCAAATACAATGGTTAGCTTATGGTCGTCTATTGCTGTGATACGACCATAACCGAATTTTATATGAAAAATTCGATCATTGATTGAAAAATCTGAAGGAGGGTCAGAGACTGATTGGGCAATAACTTTTCCTTCAATGTTTTTTTGTGCACGTTTCCATCCTGATTTGGAATAATCATTATAAAAGGGATTTTGCTGTTTAAAGTGCGATTTTCCATAACCACCATAAGATGTTTCCATTCCTATTAATTCTATATGTTCTGCTGGTAATTCACCTAGAAAACGGGATGGAAGTGCAGGTTGCCAAAATCCATGAATTCTTCGATTGGATACAAACCATATATGCAAATGTTTTTTTGCTCTTGTTAGCCCTACGTAAGCTAGCCGCCGCTCTTCTTCTAAACCTGCACGCCCTCCTTCATCCAATGAGCGCTGATGGGGGAAAAGTCCTTCTTCCCAGCCAGGAAGAAAAACTGTTTCAAATTCAAGCCCTTTGGCTGAATGAAGAGTCATGATGTTGACTGCGTCGGTATTTTCATTGTTTTCAGCATCCATTACTAGTGCAACATGTTCTAAAAAGCTATGAAGGCTTTCAAATTGCTCCATAGAACGGATCATTTCTTTGAGATTTTCTAGCCGTGTTGGTGCTTCTGGTGAGCGATCTTCTAACCACATAGCTGTGTAGCCTGAGTCATCAAGGATTGTTTCGGCAAGTTCTCTATGAGGGGTGTATTGCAGCATATTTTGCCAGCGGCGAAAGTTTTCAATAATGCTTCGCAATGAACTGCGTGCTTTTGGTTTTAGCTCATCCGTTTCAATTATTGCTGCTGCAGCAGAAAAGAGAGGAATAGAGCGTGCACGTGCACTTTCATAAAGGGTGCGTAGGGTTGCGTCTCCCAAGCCGCGTTTAGGCGTGTTGATAATGCGTTCAAAGGCTAAGTCATCTGCTGGTTGAACAACAACGCGTAAATAAGCCATGGCATCACGTATTTCCATTCGTTCATAAAAGCGTGGGCCACCAATGACGCGGTAGTTAAGACCAAGCGTGACAAAGCGATCTTCAAATTCACGCATCTGGAATGATGCGCGCACCAATATAGCTATATGATTTAATGAATGTCCAGCTTGTTGTACACGTTCAATTTCTTCTCCAATTGCACGCGCTTCCTCTCCTGAATCCCATGCTGCATGAATTTTTACTTTTTCTTCTTCTGCATTTATTTGATCAGAAAAAAGTGTTTTTCCAAGTCTTCCTTGATTATGAGAAATGAGATGAGAAGCGGTTTTGAGAATGTGTGATGTTGAGCGATAATTGCGTTCTAAACGAATAATTTTTGCAGGAGAAAAATCTTTTTCAAAACGCAATATATTATCAACTTTAGCACCACGCCACCCGTAAATAGATTGGTCATCATCACCAACACAACAAAGGTTGACATGTTGTTCTTTAGATTGTTGTGCTAAAAGGCGAAGCCAAAGATATTGTGCTGTATTCGTATCTTGATATTCATCCACAAGAATATAGCGAAATTTAGAATGATATTCGCGAAGAATGTCTGGATTATGTTGAAAGATAGAGATAGAATGAAGTAGAAGGTCGCCGAAATCACAGGCATTAAGACTTTTTAATCTATCCTGATAGCTATGATAAAGTTTGCGTCCTGTACCGTTACCAAAGGAATGAGCATCACTTTCTGAAATGCGTTCTGGTGAAAGCCCTTGATTTTTCCAAGAATCAATCATTATAGCGAGATTTCGTGCGGGCCAACGCTTATCGTCCAACCCTTCAGCTTGAATAAGTTGTTTTAAAAGTCGAAGGACATCATCGCTATCAAGAATAGTAAAGTTGCTTTTTAAATCAACAAGTTCTGCATGGCGGCGCAGGATTTTTGCGCCGGTAGAATGAAAAGTTCCAAGCCAAGGCATACCTTCAACAATTTCACCAATAAGCGCACCAATACGCATTTTCATTTCGCGTGCTGCTTTGTTGGTGAAAGTTACAGCAAGTATTTGCTGAGGAGAGGCAAGTCCAGAGCGTAAAATGTGAGAAATACGGGTAGTCAAAACGCGTGTTTTTCCAGTACCAGCACCCGCAAGAACTAAGAGAGACCCTTGTGTATTCATCACAGCTTGTCGCTGTTCGGGATTAAGTTGTTCTAAATAATCGGCATCACATTGTGCAGTATGAGCAACTAACCTAGGGTTATTTTTATGCTTTGGGGGTGGGGATTCATCTTCGAAAAGTGGTATGTCATCGAAAAAACTATTCATTATACCTTCTCGTGTAGTATTTTTTTCATCTGAGTGCTAGACCTAAAAAATATTTTCTTAAAAAAGCCGCAATATCTTCCATTGAATAAGAAGACAAAGATTATAAAAAATAAAACGAGTATTAAAGGCGTTGGGTAAGAACGCTCTGGAGTGCGTAAATGCGTAATGAAGCCGAAAGACTCACTTTTTGTGGTCTTTGGCTGTCAATATCGGTGATAATAAAGGCTAAGGATTTTCCTTTTCTATGTGCTATGGCTTTGAGAACGTCTAGAAATGGTTGCTCTAAAGATACGCTTGTTGTGTGTCCACCAATTCGTACGGATATTTTTCGTGGTACCACTTTTGACCAATCAATAAGATTATTTTCGTGCATTTTTTTACTCTTATTCGTCGTACCATAAACGATTTTGATCAAGAAATTTTTGCGCTTTTAAAGCTTCTTTTTTCTCGAAAAGTTTTTCAGCTTTTGTTCGTCCAAAACGATTGCGATTTTCTTCTGCATGGACAGCTTTTTCTGCACGTTTTTTTTGTTTTCGAAATTGGCGAAGGTTAATCGGTTCAGTCATGAGATATTTATTTTTTTCTAAAAGAATCTAATGAGACAACATCAGCACTTTGTTTGGCATCATTGTTTGAAGTTTCCTGACTTGTAATGGAATTTTGTTCTTTTATAAGCGTATTTTCTTTTTTTTGTTTGTCTGATAGAATGATCGGTGTGGATGATGTATTTTCTGGTTTTTTACTCTCTCCAAGGTTAAGATTTGAAGGAAGGTCAAATGCTGCTTCAAATGACGCTACAGGGTCATAAAATACTTGGATAGAAGTAAAAGGAATCACGAGTTTTTCACTAATTTCTCTAAAAGAGAGTGTTACTTCGAAGGCATTTTCCGAAACACTTAAGTCTCTAAACTGATGTTGTAATACGATTGTCATTTGCTCTGGATAACGACTTTTAAGACGAGGAGAAATTTTTACGCCTAGGGCATTTGTTAAAAAAGTAATAAAAAAATGGTGATTTCCTGGAAGTCCTGCTTTAGCAACTTCCGATAAAACTTTACGGATAACTCCACGAAGCGCATCCTGAACGAGAATATCGTAACGGATTTGATCTTGAATCATCGAATGTTCCTTTTATTTCACGCAGAAGATGAGCGTGCATAATATTGTGCAATAGAATGTATTTTAAAGCTAGCAATATTTCGTCTACGATGCATCTAAATTAACCGAAAATAATATGAAATTTTATGAAAAATAATATCTGATAGATTAATCAATAATATTAACAAAAGTGAAGGCTTCTGTTGCCAGGTGCCTTCGAACCCCGCTTAAACCTGCGACGGTTTAAGGCTTAATTTGAAGCATTCACACCACCTTAAGCGGCGAGACGTGCTTCCGCATAGTTGTCATTTGCAACTACTCATTTAGTCCGATAACGGTGGTACCATGCCGAGTAAAAGAGCGATCTTTACGCCTTTGTCGATCCTATTTCGCCCCCATCAAAATATAACCAATAGAGATTATACTTTGGTGGAGGCGCCGGGTACCGCCCCCGGGTCCAATAGGTTTATTTCACCGTCCATTTATTACCATAGCTGGCAAGCCAGCTCTTTAAATATAGATGAAGAATAGCCTTTCGGAAAGGGGGGGTTGTTAATATTTTAAATCCTCTAATTATTTATAAGCTATATTTAGATGTGGCTGCCAAAATACAGCCGCTAATTCTTGGAGAGGAGATGTCGCAGAATGACAAATGATCTAGCAGATATTAAATTATATGATCCAAATCCTGATGAAGCTGCCATAGAACGGCTAAGACAGCGTTTGGCTTTGGTGATGCAAAAGCAGGATGCATCATTGGTTGCTACATCAGATCCAAAAGAGCTGGAACGCGT from Bartonella taylorii encodes:
- a CDS encoding 50S ribosomal protein L11 methyltransferase, whose product is MSQQIRLYCTVFKEEAERFYTLMETAFDEEGYPLALAEVDEKNAMYELSLYVDKESLENASERFSNILSIDPNKIKHEILPDIDWVKQSLKGLTPVRAGPFFLHGSHNRSDIPPNVLPIEIEANQAFGTGHHGTTAGCLEMIAKVVQNENPQNVLDLGTGSGVLAIGIAMLKPVSILASDIDPIAIQVAQHNAELNGVKKYITTVTATGFTHDQIASRAPFDLIIANILANPLIELAPEMVRALQKGGSLILSGILEEQHASVLEAYVKQGRQHIETYHRQEWVTIHLK
- a CDS encoding SCO family protein, with product MKNVIRILGLTVIFLIGIFIYDTLRNKPLGDNFTLTDSNGKTITEVDIRSKPSIIFFGFTMCPESCPTTLINLDRWLTALGPKADKLGVWFVTVDPERDTPEVLHDYLSNFNNKITGISGDPEKVHKMVDSFNIVAEKVPGTDGNYTYNHTAAIFLLKKGGKLSGVIPYDAKESDNELRDDIAIERLKKLVSN
- a CDS encoding chloramphenicol acetyltransferase, which translates into the protein MGIEKDLRFHDSEPRIHTTARLHGCKLGRYVEINERVVLRDVMVGDFSYFERNSEAIYSDIGRFCSIASHVCLNALEHPMERLSTHKITYRPNEYFRYMPLDSSFRESRCAKRVIVGHDVWIGHGAVIMPEVTIGHGAIIGANAVITKDVLPYTIVAGVPAKLLRMRFSNHVIQMLLEMAWWNWPLDKIYSALPDMQNLPIEAFIHKWK
- a CDS encoding ATP-dependent helicase, with the protein product MNSFFDDIPLFEDESPPPKHKNNPRLVAHTAQCDADYLEQLNPEQRQAVMNTQGSLLVLAGAGTGKTRVLTTRISHILRSGLASPQQILAVTFTNKAAREMKMRIGALIGEIVEGMPWLGTFHSTGAKILRRHAELVDLKSNFTILDSDDVLRLLKQLIQAEGLDDKRWPARNLAIMIDSWKNQGLSPERISESDAHSFGNGTGRKLYHSYQDRLKSLNACDFGDLLLHSISIFQHNPDILREYHSKFRYILVDEYQDTNTAQYLWLRLLAQQSKEQHVNLCCVGDDDQSIYGWRGAKVDNILRFEKDFSPAKIIRLERNYRSTSHILKTASHLISHNQGRLGKTLFSDQINAEEEKVKIHAAWDSGEEARAIGEEIERVQQAGHSLNHIAILVRASFQMREFEDRFVTLGLNYRVIGGPRFYERMEIRDAMAYLRVVVQPADDLAFERIINTPKRGLGDATLRTLYESARARSIPLFSAAAAIIETDELKPKARSSLRSIIENFRRWQNMLQYTPHRELAETILDDSGYTAMWLEDRSPEAPTRLENLKEMIRSMEQFESLHSFLEHVALVMDAENNENTDAVNIMTLHSAKGLEFETVFLPGWEEGLFPHQRSLDEGGRAGLEEERRLAYVGLTRAKKHLHIWFVSNRRIHGFWQPALPSRFLGELPAEHIELIGMETSYGGYGKSHFKQQNPFYNDYSKSGWKRAQKNIEGKVIAQSVSDPPSDFSINDRIFHIKFGYGRITAIDDHKLTIVFEKAGEKRVLDNFVSKA
- a CDS encoding ribbon-helix-helix domain-containing protein; the protein is MHENNLIDWSKVVPRKISVRIGGHTTSVSLEQPFLDVLKAIAHRKGKSLAFIITDIDSQRPQKVSLSASLRIYALQSVLTQRL
- a CDS encoding DUF4169 family protein; this translates as MTEPINLRQFRKQKKRAEKAVHAEENRNRFGRTKAEKLFEKKEALKAQKFLDQNRLWYDE
- a CDS encoding SspB family protein, producing MIQDQIRYDILVQDALRGVIRKVLSEVAKAGLPGNHHFFITFLTNALGVKISPRLKSRYPEQMTIVLQHQFRDLSVSENAFEVTLSFREISEKLVIPFTSIQVFYDPVASFEAAFDLPSNLNLGESKKPENTSSTPIILSDKQKKENTLIKEQNSITSQETSNNDAKQSADVVSLDSFRKK